A part of Geothermobacter hydrogeniphilus genomic DNA contains:
- a CDS encoding TRAP transporter small permease — MLKKTFQTVDRVFRWFEEWSLFMAVMVALLVALANVILRKATADVNLYWSDEVVRKTIYFSTYIGCIAAVRSRSLIRIDALPQMLPKLKLPLTMFANLAVLVFSALMVRLGWQMTVMMYEDEFARTASLQIPEWIFYAVLPLMGAMMFFRTLLVMVEDWKESKAG; from the coding sequence ATGTTGAAAAAAACCTTTCAGACTGTCGACCGGGTTTTCCGATGGTTTGAAGAATGGTCCCTTTTCATGGCGGTGATGGTCGCCCTGCTGGTGGCGCTGGCCAACGTGATCCTGCGCAAGGCGACCGCCGATGTCAATCTCTACTGGTCGGATGAGGTGGTGCGCAAGACCATCTACTTCTCGACCTATATCGGCTGCATTGCCGCGGTGCGGAGCCGGTCGCTGATCCGGATTGACGCCCTGCCGCAGATGCTGCCGAAACTGAAATTGCCGCTGACCATGTTTGCCAACCTGGCGGTGCTGGTTTTTTCAGCCCTGATGGTCCGGCTCGGTTGGCAGATGACGGTGATGATGTACGAGGACGAGTTCGCCCGCACCGCCAGCCTGCAGATTCCGGAGTGGATCTTCTACGCGGTGCTGCCGCTGATGGGCGCGATGATGTTTTTTCGCACCCTGCTTGTCATGGTTGAAGACTGGAAGGAGTCGAAGGCAGGCTAG
- a CDS encoding TRAP transporter large permease, whose protein sequence is MDSNDLIILFLLLGLLGSTVPVFLALFFTGLVGLVLIVGIDPQIAIEVLYRSMDKFALAVVLFFILCGNVMTTGSIVQKLIKTANTLVGFLPGGLAMAGVLACGFFGAISGSTVATVVAIGGFMIPALIENGYDEEFSVGIMTTAPILGIIIPPSISMILYSMISNDRLEALFLTGFIPGVMIILAMSLYAYFFCRRKGTKTMPRPSFKEAMATLRESAWALFLPVLIFGGIYSGIFTANEAAVVACFYAFFVEIFIHKDMKLSDVKQVVVSSAVTSATLLVIVAGASVFGEFLTFEQIPNQIAEAVVSHIQSPWVFLLAVNILLLIVGMFMDIISATLILTPIFLPLLSQFGIDTMHFGLLMTINLGIGYCTPPLGVSLYISGATVDRNLLYVSRSVIPFLVIQIAILMVLTYWSDLVLFLPRLVYG, encoded by the coding sequence ATGGACAGTAATGACCTGATTATCCTGTTTCTGCTGCTCGGCCTGCTCGGTTCGACGGTGCCGGTATTTCTGGCGCTGTTCTTTACCGGCCTGGTCGGATTGGTGCTGATCGTCGGTATTGATCCGCAGATCGCCATTGAAGTGCTCTACCGGAGCATGGACAAGTTCGCCCTGGCGGTGGTCTTGTTCTTTATCCTCTGCGGCAATGTCATGACCACCGGCAGCATTGTCCAGAAGCTGATCAAGACCGCCAATACCCTGGTCGGCTTTCTGCCCGGCGGGCTGGCCATGGCCGGCGTCCTCGCCTGCGGTTTCTTCGGCGCCATCTCCGGCTCGACCGTCGCCACGGTGGTGGCGATCGGCGGTTTCATGATTCCGGCGCTGATCGAGAACGGCTACGACGAGGAATTTTCGGTCGGCATCATGACCACCGCACCAATCCTCGGCATCATCATCCCGCCGTCGATTTCGATGATCCTCTACTCGATGATCAGCAACGATCGGCTGGAGGCGCTGTTTCTGACCGGTTTCATCCCCGGGGTGATGATCATCCTGGCGATGAGCCTCTACGCCTACTTCTTCTGCCGCCGCAAGGGGACCAAGACCATGCCCCGGCCGAGCTTCAAGGAGGCGATGGCCACCCTGCGGGAGAGCGCCTGGGCGCTGTTCCTGCCGGTGCTGATCTTCGGCGGCATCTATTCCGGCATCTTCACCGCCAACGAGGCGGCGGTGGTTGCCTGCTTCTACGCCTTCTTCGTCGAGATCTTCATTCACAAGGACATGAAGCTGAGTGACGTCAAGCAGGTGGTGGTCTCCTCCGCAGTGACCTCCGCGACCCTGCTGGTGATCGTCGCCGGGGCGTCGGTGTTCGGTGAATTTCTCACCTTCGAGCAGATCCCGAACCAGATTGCCGAAGCGGTGGTCAGTCACATCCAGTCGCCCTGGGTGTTCCTGCTGGCGGTCAATATCCTGCTGCTGATTGTCGGCATGTTCATGGATATCATTTCGGCGACCCTGATCCTGACCCCGATTTTTCTGCCGCTGCTGTCGCAGTTCGGTATCGACACCATGCATTTCGGGCTGCTGATGACCATCAACCTCGGCATCGGCTACTGCACCCCGCCGCTGGGCGTCAGCCTTTACATTTCCGGGGCTACTGTCGATCGCAACCTGCTCTATGTCTCCCGCTCGGTCATTCCCTTTCTGGTGATCCAGATCGCGATCCTCATGGTGTTGACCTACTGGTCGGACCTGGTGCTGTTCCTGCCGCGGCTGGTGTACGGTTGA